The stretch of DNA GCCACGCGTCCACAAATCTTTCCCAACCCGTCCACGTGCAAAACTTCATCGATCGCACATGCCACGCGTCAACCATCTATACCGTCATCAACCGAAAGCCGAGATTTTCGCCGGAGAAAAACGAAACGACTGATATTTCGCCGGAACACGCCGTCGACAAATCACCGCGCCCACTTTATCGCCAAAACGTCTGCCGGAGAGCTATCATCAAGATCTCATCCGGACATTACCAAATCACACACCACGCCGCATACCAAATCAACGCTTCAAACGCAATCATCTACGATCAACCCAAAACTCCGCTCTTTCTGCGAAAACCACAGTCATCTTTAGACGATGAGCGGAAGCCCAAAGATGAATCGACCCTAAAGAAGGGGATAGAAGAAGACGAAGCCGTGGGAAGAGAGATGGATGAAAAGAGGAGAGACAGGAAGCTTCAATCCGCCGTCGCCATCGAGAAGAGCGCGAGACGGAGTCAAAGCCAGATGTCCTACACTGGGAGAACAAGCGAAGACACTGGAGGCAAAAGCCGAACGACCTCCGAAGAGGAAGGAGCATCGCCGGAGTCAGATCCGGTCGGATACCGAAACCGGAAAGCAAAAACGTTTGACTCTCTTTCCTTCTAAATCAACATTCAACCctctgaaatattttttattgataagAGAATATGAGGTTTGGAGAGAAAATTCTCTCGCtaaaagagaggagagagagccCGACCTAATTTTGTTATGTACTCTTGTCTATTATTAccagaaaaattaaattaaaccagcTGAAAAAGTTAAAAAGGAAGATAATGTTTAAAATCTCGTCCctttgctttttgttttcttctcagTATTGAATAATTCCTAAGACTTatcttatattatgatacaAATAAAATGTTCTTGTTCTATCAGTTCAAAATCTTTCCAGTTGATTTCTATGGTGCTCCATCTATCATTTCAGTCTTTTGTTCCATAAAAATTAAGTACTTATGAATATTTAGTATCGGCATGGGATATccccaaaattaaaaataaataaatttaatattcactTTATACTTGATTCATgaagtttatttatttactacACCTTGATAAAAATCGTTTTCGATGATGTTTTATGCAGAAACCTTTTCTTTGTTTATAGTATTTCATGTACTAGCTTTTTTCCTATAGTAGAAATAATCATACGTAATAACATATCATagatattattaaaactttGTGGTAAAAACGGGTTTCGCTGATTCGCTCTGATCCCCGTAAATAATCAAAGCTAGGAAGCTTGTTGATAAGATTGATTTTGGTGAATAATGCAATGAATTTGAGTGCACAAGTAGCCCCCCGGGTCGAATCCACTGCGAGACAAGTCTATATGGGCTTATTTCACGGCTCTAGACCGAGTCATATATGGGCTTCACTAAGCGAACTGAATAAATAAGCCTAACAAGCCCAGTATTGTATATCCGAGTAACGGATCTAGTCCGTTGATTGATAAGTACGAAAATATGATCTTGACCGTTCGATTTAGGGCACTAAAGTGTTAAGGCTTTAAATAGCTAAGATAAGCGAAGACGCCATTTCCTCTGCTCCCGTCAGGATAAAACCCTAAAAGGAGGATAAAGAAAGAGCGTGAAAAATGGTGCAGCGTCTTGTATACCGTTCTCGTCACAGCTACGCCACCAAATCCAACCAGCACAGGATCCTCAAAACCCCTGGTCTCTCTTTCTCAAAAAACCAAACTCTCCCATCGATCTATAAAGTTTGTGTGTAATGTATTGACATCTTTGAgtggtttggttttgttgcaGGTGGTAAATTGACATTCCAGACCACCAAGAAGCGTGCCAGTGGACCTAAATGCCCCGTTACCGGCAAGCGTATTCAGGGTGTAAGTCCCTCTGATCTTGTGTGATTTGGTACTTGGTTGATTGAGTTGATGGTAGTGTTGCATAGATCAATGCAAATGTAGTTGTTGTTCTTGTCCGTGCTTATTGACGGTCTTGTGCTGGTTAGATGAATCCCACACCAGGACATAACTTTATCATAAGCTACATTTAGTGCCGCCTTTGTCTTTTTCatagttttctcctttttaatttatttaaggaCATAATTGTTTTACTTGGTGGCAGAAATCTCTATCATGTTCCAAATTGTTACATGTCTCATTTGTACTAATTGTTTTTCAAATGTtacttatatattatgtaatttcaTCAGAATCTAACTCGTtttgtcttttgtttgtttagatcCCTCACTTGAGGCCTGCTGAGTACAAGAGGTCTCGATTATCCAGAAACAGGAGAACCGTGAACCGTGCGTACGGTGGTGTTTTGTCTGCTTTGGCTGTTAGGGAGAGGTTAGTTAGTTCTTTAGCTTGTTTATGTAACAAGTTTATCTGACTTCGTTTACGCATCAAAAATTGATTGTTGTGCTCTTTATTGGATTGTGTTTAAACAGAATCGTCCGTGCTTTCCTTGTGGAGGAGCAAAAGATTGTGAAGAAGGTCTTAAAACTCCAAAAGGCCAAGGAAAAGGTCGCTCCCAAGAACTAGAAATCCtattttcactttttattttattaaaaaatgttgtgGCTTTGTTCTAGCAATAGTTACTGGTTGCAGAATATGAGAGAAACATTATGTATTCGTCGCAGTTCTCAAGCTTTTTTTCAATTCGTTTTTGGTCTTGACTCTGTCGACATTTCGCAAATCTTGTGTGTTATACTTTTCTcctttcaattttcttttcacATTTCATTGTTTCTATTCTTGTGAAGTTTACTTGTTTGTTACATAGTGATCGACGTGATTCCTACTATTACTAGATTATTATATCGTTAATGCCAAATGTTGGTGGTCTATATACACAAAGTTAAGTTGCAACGTTATCGGAATAGCATTTCGTAATTGATGAAATTTGGTTAGGTTATTTTGTTTTCCGGTTTGGTAATAGAAATAATTCCGCCAGTATCCGATAaatattttgggtttagttCTGTTCTCGGTCGGTCTATATGTCTATGCCTAGTCCCCTAAACGATTTTTGGGAATTCTTTTTATGAAGTTCGCTTATATGTCATCAGCGTATTCATTTATTTTGACATGTCTTAGAAAAGATGATGCTACGGGTTTAAGTTAATTAGACTAGGATATTTCCATTAGAAggtagttatttattaaaatattattaagcaaatagtaaatctaaaatattaacagatgtttttatttttaaatataatttagttctaaatttttatttatttgcataACCCATGAAAACATCTAGTTTCACTATATACAAAAAATAGgagatatttttgttttaacgtAATAGCAGCGTTGTAAATatgagatatttaatttttatttttgttttaattttttaatcacATTTTTGAATCCCTCCTGCTGTTTTGGGGCTGGAGGGTTGATTTTAGGTAGGCTAATCAGGGCGGTACGTGTGTGTAATTGTTCCTTTTCGAACTTGTTTCCTGATTACTTGCAAGTAAATATTGGTgaaggtaatttttttaaaaatgttaatatgaGATAACCGACTCAATTATGCTATAAAAGAACAAAGTTAGGGTTGTCTCAAGAAATACCCAGAGCAAATTTAGGGTTTTGCATATCTGTCATCTCGTTAGCTAGCCATGGTGAGCAAAAGAGCCCAAATTTTCTTTTCGAGGAGAAGCGTTATAGATGAAGCAGAGCCCGTTGAAGAAGCTAGTGAAGGGGgcgagaatggtggagaaggaACGGCGACCGGTGGTGAGGTTGATGTAACAGAGGAACGATCAGGGACGCTGTTCGATCTGGATCTTCTCGATTGTCCCGTTTGCTGCCACGCACTGACAAGCCCTATCTTTCAggtctttgtttcttcttaccTAGCTCTTACTTGTCTGTAAAGGAAGCATATTTCATTACAGAACATCACTgcaatgtacatatatatatatcatgttaCGTAAAGAAACCTTTTGATCCAATATCAAATAAGTCTTGTGAACATATTAAGTCTTCGTTACAACTTTGGTAATGATAATTAATAACTGTGACTGtgtctttttttatttctttttttgtaatctCAGTGTGACAATGGACACATAGCTTGCTCGTCTTGCTGTGTTAACATGAGGAACAAATGCCCTTCTTGCACGTTGCCCATTGGTGTCCATCGAAACAGAATGATGGAGAGAGTTTTGGAAGCAATCATCGTCCCATGCCCTAATGCAAAACATGGCTGCACCGAGAAGTTCTCTTATGGGAAAGAGTTAGTCCATGAGAAGGAATGCAGTTTATCTCTTTGCTACTGTCCTGCACCAGGCTGCACCTACGCCGGCCTGTGCAATGATCTCTACCTTCACTACTATGATAACCACCGTGACTTATGGGATAGTTACAGGTGTGGCTATGAAGAGGACGCGTGGATGCACATCAGGGATAAGATTTTTGTTCTTCAGGAATATAAAGGACCATTGGTTGCGATTCAGTGTTTCGAGGAGGAACAAGGAGTTTATGTGACTGTCAACTGTATCGCACCTCTCCTGGAGTCTCGGAGCTCTCCTTTCAACTCTCTTACTCCTCTTACTCGCCGTTCAGAGCTAAGAAAACCATGTCGTTTGGATTGAGTGAGATGAATAGGATTCAGAAAGTGAGCTTCCAAACTCCTGACAAGGACTTCATGTTTATTCCTAACTATTTCTTGGATGGGCGGTCTGATTTGAAGATGAGAATTTGCATCCGCAAAccagaaaagaaaacatgatgAGGATACTGAAGTTGTTGATCGTagtatttgtgttttcttttttctaaatttcttgTGAAACGACTTGCCTCTGATGGTCTTGTGATACCAAGATGGTGTTGTAGTAAAAggtgttttttgtttcttttgtggcGTGCGTTTGGTTGTGCTTTGTTTGTATTGATCTCCAGTGGGAGATGTTATGTCAAACCGTTTGGATGAGTGATGAGCCTGTCTGGTGATGTGAGGTTTAGCAAAACGAAGAGATATCTTTGTTGTTTTGATGAACTGTGGAAGCTGAGATGGTAGTGTTTCTTGTGAGACAAGCAAGAGCTTCTTAGGTACTGTTGGTCTAGACACAGACCATCTAAAACCCATCTAAATCATATGAACATTTTGCATAAAACTATTATCGTTTTACCATAATTCAGAATAATTAGAGGTCATGCAACCAAGAAAATCTATTCACCACAAAAGACTTAGAATACCTTAAccttaactaattttttttttggtcaaataccTTAACTAATTATTTCAGACTTATTCTCACTCAAGATAAGTATGtttcattaataataatattagaaCATAAATATATGTTAAGTTAAGGTATATTCAGGGGCGGATCCAGAAATAATATAACATGGGGCACGATATATTTTCGTAAATTTTatcataactaaatatttagtATAATTATCGGCTGtagaatcgtctatgtaatattctcatcatagtaatagcataattaattagacgttcaaaaaaaaaatattttatataaattattttattcattaaaatatattatgttatattatacttttttaaaGTATCTTACTCTCtaaacttatatttattttaaaatgagtCAAGTAAAaagataacatttttataatgttaaatgTTTTAAGTAATatcacaaaaaatattatatctaactttattattaaaatctaactttattatttaatttaaatattggaACATACAaacttgataaaaataaattttaatgtataacttaaataaactaaatttttggaaaataaaaataatactcaaaaaaataaaaaaagaaaataaaaattctattaGATATTAAAGAATaaggaaaaatgaaaaattgttCTATGGAAAAATGactaaactataataaaatgtgTAAAAACTGGAAAAGCCAAAACAGGTTCACGATTTGAACCATAGACACATGGGgcattaattaatattttaaaccaACAAAGCTAACAATTTCCAACTGCATATTCGTATACaagaaacttttaaatttagGCTGTAGCACGTGCCACACCGTATGAAAGCGTGGATACGTCTCTATTATATTGATCTCAATGTAGAGTGTATATATCGATTATGTAATGCaataaaaactctataaattaacaATGCtagaattataatattttatcaatttattaatttacaaataaattatttttagactttctattttatgatatattttatctaaaataaaaaatattggttTAGTGTATATATCGAAACAGCATGATGGAGAGAGTTCTGGAAGCAATCATCGTCCCATGCCCTAACGCAAAACATGGCTGCACACACAAGTTCTCTTACGGCAAAGAGTTGGCACACGAGAAGGAATGCAGGTTCAGTTTATGCCACTGTCCTGCACCAGGCTGCAGCTACTCCGGACTCTGCAAGGATCTCTACGTCACTACCACGCTTACCACTTGGACACATGGAAAGGTTTCACCTGCGGCGAGAACGAGGACGCATGGGTCGAGATAAGCGAGAAGATTTTGGTTCTTCAGGAGCGTAGAGATGGTCAGGAAGGTAGAGATGGCCCATTGGTTGTGGTTCAGTGCTTCGAGGTGGAACAAGGAGTGTATGTGACTGTCAACTATATAGCACCTTGTGCTCCTGGAGTCTCCGAGTTCTCCTTTCAACTCTCTTATTCGGTGTACGGAGCCGCAGCTAGATCCATGCCGTTTGGATTGGGTGAGATGAATAGGATTCAGAAAGTGAGCTTCCAAACTCCTGACAAGGACTTCATCTCTGTTCCTAACTATTTCTTGGCTGGACGGACTACTTTGAAGATGAGTATTTGCATCAaccggaagaagaagaagaagattgaagatGTTGGCTAGAGGAAGGATACCTCCAAAGCATCAAGACTGATAGTAGTTAGTTTTGTTtattatctaaataatttttgCTCTACTGTAAGACTTGTTACTGACTTTAGCTAGTTTGGACtctattttaactttatttggTCTCTCTGTGGTCTTTAGCCAGTTTCTAGTCCAATTTGCCCTGAGAGGAATGTGGTGATATCTCAACTTTGTAAAGGAGAAAACAAaagttattttgaaatataacaATCCAAGAAAAGCAAGAGGCTCTGAAGCAAAAGATATCTTGGGGCCTCTGCTGATACAAATACAACCAACTAAATGGAAAAACAAATTGGCAAATCGTCATTAATAGGAGAAAACGAGGAATAGTAACTCTCCATCAACATGTGATGCCTCTGATTTTGATGTTGATCTCCAACCATAGTTAAAGATACGTCACCAAACTTTAATTTGTGATGATGATCTTGAATTGCACCACCCATGTTTTCTTCAAAACCGATCTCTTGGTACTCTCGCCGAAGATTAATGTTGATGAATAAAGTCCTacatcggtagttggagaaataattaagtaatatataaagggttagagCCAATctactaattgccaattggttttaagttggaagctcataattaacccgaatctaataTGGTATCAAAGCGGTCGATCCTTGTGGatcaaagttaaattaaaaagagcCACCCGATGTTGGGCCACTCCGTGGATGGTATTCCCACAGTTGTCCACACATGTGCGTGAGGAGGAGTGTTGATGAATAAAGTCTCACATCAGTagttagaaaaataattaagtaatatataaagggttagggccaatccactaattgccaattggttttaagttggaagctcataattaacccgaatctaataATTAACGAACGGCAGGACACTGCTCCTGAGCCAATATTGCAGTTGTGAGGCCAATATTTGAGCCTAGATAGTTTGTGTATCCTCCCAGAAAGTAAGATGAATCTGATGATAACATGTTTACGAGATGTCTTCGTTGTTGTTGAAGACCTTTGGAAGCTGCTGAGATGGTTGTGTTTCTTGTGAGGCAAGCAAAGAGTCTTCTTAGGTACTGTTGGTCTAGACATGGACCAAGACTGGCTGAGGAAGTAAGAAAAGGGACTAGTAGTTGTACATGTATTAGTCTTGGTTGTAGCTTCGTTTCTAGAAATCATGTTTTCTCCtctccttttttaaaagaaaattataaaatgttatgTGGCTCTGTTGTAGTGGTTGCAGAGAAAAACATTGTCTACTTGTCAAAATTCTTAAATCTTTTTGTTATTCGTTTTTTTTAAACTCTGTCGACGACATTTCGTAAACGTTGGGTTATCCGTTCAAATGATGTGTTCACACTTCAACGTTTCAACACTTCCATCGATTAAAGCGTTTTTGTTAGTTATATTTTCGATTGACTCCTATATAACTCGGTCCCATTTTAATTAATCACTTTCTTGCTTGTTACTCAATTCGCTTAATACACAAAAGAATCATTTATGTTATTGTTAGAACTAGGATATTTCCCGCGCTACGCCGCGGTtgaattttgttaaaatcattttatacttatatttttaaatattataaaattaataaatattgttgaaatattatatcttacagatttgagaaaaatgatctatatatatatatatcattaaacctgaatattttataacaaatatttcTACATTTTGAGAAGTTACAATTCTAGAAAATGttactaaacatataaaatttattttgttagcaatgaaataataaactataataaaaaatgatgaatatgtatatatattagaagCCATGCATATCTAGTAAGACAATGCACTCCTAACTTTGGTTTTacttttacattttatgtagttttaaaaatagtaattctTCGTTGTGTTTGTTAACAATGTGATTgttttcataaaagaaaataattaaatattatattctaaggagtaaattttttggtttaatttatattaaaacataaaaaatgatatcccataaaataattttgaggCCTAATAGAAAAATTCAAAtcggatatttttttctctaaattatGTGTTCTTTTCTGTgtgattttgaataaatatcatttcTTAATGTGACGTATATATCTTAAGATCAAATCATAACGTTTCTTtgtaaacatttaaatttagtatataaTAAGAGTATATACATCTTATTGAAATACTTATTGTTAGTTTATATAGACAATATTTGTTGGAGTTAGATAACTCCTGATTTCTGTTTATAATTGTCGTTCACAACgaaaaaatacttaattaaatgattaagaaagattttgaaatcaaaatcTAGGTAATTATCCGAGCGATGCTgcagtttttttaattttttaaaaaatttaatataattttaaaaatattttgaaaataaataagtacATCAATATCAATTATAAGTTTTCTTATTCTTATATTTACAATCTAACATATATTGTAATTTCTACATTTGTGTATTCGCTTGTTACTAAATACTAAAATGTTAGAGAATAAATTGGTGAAATTTGATGTGATTTAATAGCATGACAAATATTATTGTATAGTAGTTATTATTTTTGACATTACTTTTTGTTAGATTTTGGTATCTTTCTAAAAATGTAGTGTttatgaaaacttttttttttaataaagggCATTCTTTACGAAAACTTTTTCTAGAAGAGTTTTTTTATAGCTAAAATCAttctctaattttattataacagagagaagagaggcTCAATAGTGTTGACATGTCTGATCTAATAcacaattctattttttttgttagtttcaaAGAATTCAAATGtgcattattttttcttaacaataGAATggccttttcaaaaaaaaaaaaccttaacaaAGTGAAAGAAATTCATATCTTTTTGATTTGGAGATTGTTCAAGATCCctttatattcttaattgttGATCTTGTTTCTTTTCATCACTTTAAATGTGCAGTCTATTTTTTAGATGACCCGAGGATAATATTtaaccatcatcatatctcatTTTATAACTTTCGTATAAAACAATACACGCATCTCTGATCAAACCATAAGCATCCGTCACTACTCAGCCCAAGCTTAAAAAAACAacccatgattttttttatccttTGTCTACTTTACAGGTTTTGGTGCAGACGTTTAGAACCAACTGGAACTATATATGAGAGTTAAATTCTGGTTTCTCAATAACTTCCGTGACACCAATCACTATGTCATGAATCTCATTTCTCAACTTTTTGAGTTGTAGctattggtatatatatattgtgctACTGTTTTATTGCAGGGATCTATAGTCAAAACTTTTGTTCTCGTTGATGATCACTGAATACTGAACTCCACCTGACCTCTCGACTTGGTTGTTTGAAGCTTGTAAAAGATCTTATCCAGTAATGGtcatttcttcttctccagcttCACATGTGATtcaagcaaaagaaaaaaacagtacAATCATCATGGTTTGATTGGTTTATGGGAGTTTTCATATAAGTGAAGGAGGACCGAGTTTTCTAATGGCAGGTTCTACTTTCATCCTCACAAGTGTCCCAAACCTTGTGCATTTTGTTCCAAACTGCTATCTTCGCTTCCTCTCTTTGCAAGCTGCAAACTTTCGACAAAGAAAAACATTGAAGGATTAAAGGCTGTTCTGAGATATCCCAAGAAAAAAGGGAGCAGAACATCCAAATTTGAAGCTGTTTGGCAATGCCTAGAAAATTGCAGTCGAGTTGTTCTAGAGATGAGTGTAAGGGATTACCGTGGTTATGAAATGCTACTCTCTCAAATTGAAGTTGGTGATGAATGAGTTGTTGGACAGTTTGACGAAGTATGTGACTGCTACTTAATCTACAAAGAAATATTATGTTTCATTGATTATATGAATTATGTGTAAATCAAGATTAGGCACAGTCTCATCTTGTAGGTTTCTATTTCTAcatttgctttattttttttattagaaacaTAATGCAACACctactttattaatatttatgtttttcttgtcTTTGCTATGTATTATGTCTATTTGAAAATCACCATTCTTTTAAGACACTGACATGGGTGTGGTTTCAAAACTTAAAGAGCTCATGAGGAAAACATACCTTAGTAAGCAAACAAAGGTCCGGACCTCTCACTATCTTCTTCACACCATAGgatatcatttcttttttttttctgcagcTTGCACTAAGCAACTATATAGGACACAACACTGTCTCTTGCCTCAACCACTAATCTCTTCATCCGTGTCAGTAGCACCGTGTACGCTTTCTCCTTATGCCCTGCAAAATCAAATGGGATAGGAAATCTAGACATCAAAACCCATCATCACTGTCTATG from Raphanus sativus cultivar WK10039 unplaced genomic scaffold, ASM80110v3 Scaffold1906, whole genome shotgun sequence encodes:
- the LOC108827793 gene encoding 60S ribosomal protein L34-2, with translation MVQRLVYRSRHSYATKSNQHRILKTPGGKLTFQTTKKRASGPKCPVTGKRIQGIPHLRPAEYKRSRLSRNRRTVNRAYGGVLSALAVRERIVRAFLVEEQKIVKKVLKLQKAKEKVAPKN